A region from the Cryptosporangium arvum DSM 44712 genome encodes:
- a CDS encoding HAMP domain-containing sensor histidine kinase encodes MTVYGATTGPAPARLRPTLRLRLTLLNGVLLFGAGLLLLVLAWLLVRDQLMSTDQLAPGSSVTLVDADGSTHTESATAWQASMASTTTTELMVKGFLALLAIGVAGVVGGHLLTGRALRPLHQVTATARRLSTETLDHRLHHTGPDDEVKELADTFDSMLDRLSAAFGSQKRFVANASHELRTPLAVMRTEIDVTMADPDATVDDLRRMGTVVRDASSRANELIEALLLLARTEAQTGRLAKQVPVDLARGVPSTLAAVKAESERLSLQVSTDFAPAVVIGDPSLLERLAGNLVENAVRYNVTHGVLNVRTGGDGRQAWLVVANDGPELDQREVPGLFEPFRRGGVERTGTRGAGLGLSIVRAVAGAHGGTVQAVARPGGGLEVTVLIPAADPAVAATLTAPAREPAPARVRGVARPQPR; translated from the coding sequence ATGACGGTCTACGGCGCCACGACCGGCCCGGCGCCGGCGCGGCTGCGGCCGACGCTGCGGCTGCGGCTGACGCTGCTCAACGGCGTCCTGCTCTTCGGTGCGGGCCTGCTGCTGCTCGTCCTGGCCTGGCTCCTGGTCCGCGACCAGCTGATGTCCACCGACCAGCTCGCGCCGGGCTCCAGCGTCACGCTCGTCGACGCCGACGGCAGCACGCACACCGAGAGCGCCACCGCGTGGCAGGCGAGCATGGCGTCCACCACGACGACCGAGCTGATGGTGAAGGGCTTCCTGGCGCTGCTGGCGATCGGGGTCGCCGGCGTCGTCGGCGGCCACCTGCTGACCGGCCGGGCCCTGCGTCCGCTGCACCAGGTCACCGCCACCGCGCGGCGGCTGTCCACCGAGACGCTCGACCACCGGCTGCACCACACCGGCCCCGACGACGAGGTCAAGGAGCTCGCCGATACGTTCGACAGCATGCTCGACCGGCTGTCGGCCGCGTTCGGCAGCCAGAAGAGATTCGTCGCCAACGCCAGCCACGAGCTGCGGACGCCGCTCGCGGTCATGCGCACCGAGATCGACGTGACGATGGCCGACCCGGACGCGACCGTCGACGACCTGCGCCGGATGGGCACGGTCGTGCGTGACGCGTCCAGCCGGGCGAACGAGCTGATCGAGGCGTTGCTGCTGCTGGCCCGCACGGAGGCGCAGACCGGGCGGCTGGCCAAGCAGGTCCCGGTCGACCTCGCGCGCGGCGTGCCCTCGACCCTGGCCGCCGTGAAGGCCGAGTCCGAGCGGCTCTCGCTGCAGGTCAGCACGGATTTCGCCCCGGCCGTCGTGATCGGGGACCCCAGCCTGCTGGAGCGCCTGGCCGGCAACCTCGTCGAGAACGCCGTGCGCTACAACGTCACCCACGGCGTCTTGAACGTGCGCACCGGCGGTGACGGCAGGCAGGCCTGGCTGGTGGTGGCCAACGACGGGCCGGAACTGGACCAGCGCGAGGTCCCGGGGCTGTTCGAGCCGTTCCGGCGCGGCGGGGTGGAACGTACCGGGACGCGCGGAGCCGGCCTGGGCCTGTCGATCGTGCGCGCGGTGGCCGGTGCGCACGGCGGCACCGTGCAGGCGGTCGCCCGGCCCGGAGGCGGCCTGGAGGTGACCGTGTTGATCCCGGCGGCCGATCCGGCGGTCGCGGCCACGCTCACCGCTCCGGCCCGCGAGCCCGCCCCGGCACGCGTGCGCGGGGTGGCTCGGCCCCAGCCCCGCTGA
- a CDS encoding response regulator has protein sequence MRVLVIEDERNLADAVARGLRREGMAVDTAYNGTDGQEMATVTRYDVVVLDRDLPGVHGDVICTELAASGSLTRVLMLTASGTVADRVEGLGIGADDYLAKPFAFEELVARVRALGRRATPPAPPVLTVGDVELDPARRVVSRAGRPVDLTRKEFGVLEVLLSARGAVVSSEELLERVWDANADPFTTTVRVTMMTLRKKLGDPPLIETVVGAGYRVTPR, from the coding sequence GTGCGGGTGCTGGTGATCGAGGACGAGCGCAACCTGGCCGACGCGGTGGCGCGCGGGCTGCGCCGTGAGGGAATGGCCGTCGACACCGCGTACAACGGCACCGACGGCCAGGAGATGGCCACCGTCACCCGCTACGACGTCGTCGTGCTCGACCGCGACCTGCCCGGCGTCCACGGCGACGTGATCTGCACCGAGCTGGCGGCCTCCGGGTCGCTCACCCGCGTGCTGATGCTCACCGCCAGCGGGACGGTCGCCGACCGCGTCGAGGGTCTCGGTATCGGCGCCGACGACTACCTGGCCAAGCCGTTCGCGTTCGAGGAGCTGGTGGCCCGGGTGCGTGCGCTCGGGCGCAGGGCCACGCCGCCGGCGCCCCCGGTGCTGACCGTCGGCGACGTCGAGCTCGACCCGGCCCGCAGAGTGGTCAGCCGGGCCGGCCGCCCGGTCGACCTCACCCGCAAGGAGTTCGGCGTCCTCGAGGTGCTGCTCTCCGCGCGGGGAGCGGTCGTCTCCAGCGAGGAACTGCTGGAACGCGTCTGGGACGCCAACGCCGACCCGTTCACCACGACCGTGCGGGTGACGATGATGACGCTGCGCAAGAAGCTCGGTGACCCGCCGCTGATCGAGACGGTGGTCGGTGCCGGCTACCGGGTGACCCCGAGATGA
- a CDS encoding slipin family protein — protein MAKVTVMEYERVVTYRDGVAGPVLGPGRHTYRRRRTQLFPVDLRPQLLTVPGQELLTADGLAVKVSATVRWRVADPAAFHAAATDALQMLYAAVQAALRDRVTVLALADALRDRAALGEGLTATVAAATEPLGVTVDAVDVKDLMLGAELRRAYAETALATERARADLERARGEAAALRALANTARLLEEHPALLHLRTLQVAGGPGTTIVLEPPGN, from the coding sequence ATGGCCAAGGTCACCGTGATGGAGTACGAGCGTGTGGTCACCTATCGGGACGGTGTGGCCGGCCCGGTGCTCGGGCCGGGGCGGCACACCTACCGGCGCCGCCGGACCCAGCTGTTCCCGGTCGACCTGCGGCCGCAGCTGCTGACCGTGCCCGGCCAGGAACTGCTCACCGCCGACGGGCTGGCCGTGAAGGTGAGCGCGACGGTCCGGTGGCGGGTGGCCGACCCGGCGGCGTTCCACGCGGCCGCCACCGACGCCCTTCAGATGCTCTACGCGGCCGTGCAGGCGGCGCTGCGCGACCGGGTGACCGTCCTGGCCCTCGCGGACGCCCTGCGCGATCGTGCGGCCCTCGGCGAGGGTCTGACGGCGACGGTGGCCGCGGCCACCGAGCCGCTCGGCGTCACGGTCGACGCGGTGGACGTCAAGGACCTCATGCTCGGGGCGGAGCTGCGGCGCGCGTACGCCGAGACGGCCCTCGCCACCGAGCGGGCCCGCGCCGACCTCGAGCGGGCCCGGGGCGAGGCGGCGGCGCTGCGCGCGCTGGCGAACACCGCCCGGCTGCTCGAGGAGCACCCGGCACTGCTGCACCTGCGCACGCTGCAGGTGGCCGGCGGACCCGGCACCACGATCGTGCTCGAACCACCGGGTAATTGA